A region of Phalacrocorax carbo chromosome 7, bPhaCar2.1, whole genome shotgun sequence DNA encodes the following proteins:
- the THAP4 gene encoding peroxynitrite isomerase THAP4 isoform X2, whose translation MVICCAAANCSNRQGKAHRGAVSFHRFPLKDSKRLIQWLKAVQRDNWTPTKYSFLCSEHFTKDSFSKRLEDQHRLLKPTAVPTIFQLAEKKHDNLDYVRSRRKIASQVPLQDGEDPREGGCEVVQRTSSSGQDFMVMQGTKEMEEATLQTEIGSMSEEEENLHSQLDSPQRRTLGDNLVAKPGPQKKPKRSSAEDCPKANWTGSWVADRSGVSVDDFTPPASGACKFIGSLHSYSFSSKHARERPSFPKEQLERKRPKRDVEPSCSSHLTGHDKAVAEGSPTSSLTATPQKPSQGLSASPADLTPQPAAEAVVGQKGDTDANPMSINEVIMSASGACKLIDSLHSYCFSSRQSKSQVCCLREQVEKKNGELKLLRQRISRSDSQVRKLKEKLDELKRISFPYLNSLLSQDCETPQLNPVMEPLSWMLGTWLSDPPGDGTFPTMKPFQYLEEVHISHVGQPMLNFSFNAFHPDTRKPMHRECGFIRLKPDTNKVAFISAQNTGLVEVEEGEVNGQELSIASHSIARISFAKKPHVEQSSGLSPQYVGAEGTG comes from the exons ATGGTGATCTGCTGCGCCGCCGCCAACTGCTCCAACCGGCAGGGGAAGGCGCACCGGGGCGCCGTCTCCTTCCACAG ATTCCCTCTGAAGGATTCAAAGCGTCTCATTCAGTGGCTAAAAGCTGTtcagagagacaactggactCCCACCAAGTATTCGTTTCTTTGCAGTGAGCATTTCACCAAAGACAGTTTTTCTAAGCGGCTGGAAGACCAGCACCGGTTGCTGAAGCCCACTGCTGTCCCTACTATTTTCCAgcttgcagagaaaaaacacGACAACCTGGATTAtgtcagaagcagaagaaaaatagcaagcCAGGTGCcactgcaggatggagaagACCCAAGGGAAGGAGGCTGTGAGGTAGTTCAGAGGACCTCATCTTCTGGCCAGGACTTCATGGTGATGCAAGGGACAAAAGAGATGGAGGAGGCGACTTTGCAAACGGAAATTGGATCGATgtctgaggaagaagagaaccTCCACAGCCAGCTGGACAGCCCTCAGAGAAGGACGTTAGGTGATAATTTGGTTGCAAAGCCTGGACCTCAGAAAAAGCCCAAGAGATCTTCTGCAGAGGACTGTCCTAAAGCCAACTGGACTGGCAGCTGGGTTGCAGACAGAAGTGGTGTGTCGGTCGATGACTTCACGCCGCCTGCCTCTGGTGCTTGCAAGTTCATCGGCTCCCTTCATTCTTACAGCTTTTCCTCTAAGCATGCCAGAGAGAGGCCGTCGTTCCCAAAAGAGCAGCTAGAAAGGAAAAGGCCAAAGAGAGACGTGGAACCAAGCTGCAGCAGCCATCTTACAGGACATGATAAGGCCGTAGCGGAAGGTTCCCCTACTTCATCCCTCACTGCGACCCCTCAGAAACCTTCCCAGGGTTTGTCAGCATCCCCAGCAGACCTtacccctcagcctgctgctgaGGCTGTGGTGGGGCAGAAGGGTGACACAGATGCCAACCCCATGTCAATCAACGAGGTCATCATGTCAGCCTCAGGAGCTTGCAAGCTTATTGACTCTCTCCACTCGTACTGTTTCTCCTCCAGGCAAAGCAAAAGTCAGGTGTGCTGCTTGCGTGagcaggtagaaaaaaaaaacggaGAGTTGAAACTCTTGAGGCAGAGGATCAGTCGCTCTGACAGTCAAGTCAGGAAGCTGAAGGAGAAGCTAGATGAGCTGAAGAGGATCAGTTTCCCTTACTTGAACAGCCTCCTATCTCAGGACTGTG AGACTCCCCAGCTGAATCCTGTGATGGAACCCCTGTCCTGGATGCTGGGCACCTGGCTTTCAGACCCACCAGGAGATGGCACCTTCCCTACAATGAAGCCCTTCCAGTACCTGGAAGAAGTGCACATCTCTCATGTGGGGCAGCCCATGCTCAACTTCTC GTTCAATGCCTTCCATCCGGACACTAGGAAGCCCATGCACCGAGAATGTGGATTCATCCGCCTCAAACCTGACACTAACAAGGTGGCCTTCATCAGTGCCCAGAACACAG GTCTGGTggaggtggaggaaggggaggtGAATGGACAAGAGCTGTCTATAGCTTCTCACTCCATAGCCAGGATTTCCTTTGCCAAGAAGCCCCACGTAGAACAG tcttCAGGACTGTCCCCTCAGTATGTGggtgctgagggaactggctga
- the THAP4 gene encoding peroxynitrite isomerase THAP4 isoform X1, which yields MVICCAAANCSNRQGKAHRGAVSFHRFPLKDSKRLIQWLKAVQRDNWTPTKYSFLCSEHFTKDSFSKRLEDQHRLLKPTAVPTIFQLAEKKHDNLDYVRSRRKIASQVPLQDGEDPREGGCEVVQRTSSSGQDFMVMQGTKEMEEATLQTEIGSMSEEEENLHSQLDSPQRRTLGDNLVAKPGPQKKPKRSSAEDCPKANWTGSWVADRSGVSVDDFTPPASGACKFIGSLHSYSFSSKHARERPSFPKEQLERKRPKRDVEPSCSSHLTGHDKAVAEGSPTSSLTATPQKPSQGLSASPADLTPQPAAEAVVGQKGDTDANPMSINEVIMSASGACKLIDSLHSYCFSSRQSKSQVCCLREQVEKKNGELKLLRQRISRSDSQVRKLKEKLDELKRISFPYLNSLLSQDCETPQLNPVMEPLSWMLGTWLSDPPGDGTFPTMKPFQYLEEVHISHVGQPMLNFSFNAFHPDTRKPMHRECGFIRLKPDTNKVAFISAQNTGLVEVEEGEVNGQELSIASHSIARISFAKKPHVEQITRRFRLNSDGKLEQTVSMATTTQPMTQHLHITYKKVMP from the exons ATGGTGATCTGCTGCGCCGCCGCCAACTGCTCCAACCGGCAGGGGAAGGCGCACCGGGGCGCCGTCTCCTTCCACAG ATTCCCTCTGAAGGATTCAAAGCGTCTCATTCAGTGGCTAAAAGCTGTtcagagagacaactggactCCCACCAAGTATTCGTTTCTTTGCAGTGAGCATTTCACCAAAGACAGTTTTTCTAAGCGGCTGGAAGACCAGCACCGGTTGCTGAAGCCCACTGCTGTCCCTACTATTTTCCAgcttgcagagaaaaaacacGACAACCTGGATTAtgtcagaagcagaagaaaaatagcaagcCAGGTGCcactgcaggatggagaagACCCAAGGGAAGGAGGCTGTGAGGTAGTTCAGAGGACCTCATCTTCTGGCCAGGACTTCATGGTGATGCAAGGGACAAAAGAGATGGAGGAGGCGACTTTGCAAACGGAAATTGGATCGATgtctgaggaagaagagaaccTCCACAGCCAGCTGGACAGCCCTCAGAGAAGGACGTTAGGTGATAATTTGGTTGCAAAGCCTGGACCTCAGAAAAAGCCCAAGAGATCTTCTGCAGAGGACTGTCCTAAAGCCAACTGGACTGGCAGCTGGGTTGCAGACAGAAGTGGTGTGTCGGTCGATGACTTCACGCCGCCTGCCTCTGGTGCTTGCAAGTTCATCGGCTCCCTTCATTCTTACAGCTTTTCCTCTAAGCATGCCAGAGAGAGGCCGTCGTTCCCAAAAGAGCAGCTAGAAAGGAAAAGGCCAAAGAGAGACGTGGAACCAAGCTGCAGCAGCCATCTTACAGGACATGATAAGGCCGTAGCGGAAGGTTCCCCTACTTCATCCCTCACTGCGACCCCTCAGAAACCTTCCCAGGGTTTGTCAGCATCCCCAGCAGACCTtacccctcagcctgctgctgaGGCTGTGGTGGGGCAGAAGGGTGACACAGATGCCAACCCCATGTCAATCAACGAGGTCATCATGTCAGCCTCAGGAGCTTGCAAGCTTATTGACTCTCTCCACTCGTACTGTTTCTCCTCCAGGCAAAGCAAAAGTCAGGTGTGCTGCTTGCGTGagcaggtagaaaaaaaaaacggaGAGTTGAAACTCTTGAGGCAGAGGATCAGTCGCTCTGACAGTCAAGTCAGGAAGCTGAAGGAGAAGCTAGATGAGCTGAAGAGGATCAGTTTCCCTTACTTGAACAGCCTCCTATCTCAGGACTGTG AGACTCCCCAGCTGAATCCTGTGATGGAACCCCTGTCCTGGATGCTGGGCACCTGGCTTTCAGACCCACCAGGAGATGGCACCTTCCCTACAATGAAGCCCTTCCAGTACCTGGAAGAAGTGCACATCTCTCATGTGGGGCAGCCCATGCTCAACTTCTC GTTCAATGCCTTCCATCCGGACACTAGGAAGCCCATGCACCGAGAATGTGGATTCATCCGCCTCAAACCTGACACTAACAAGGTGGCCTTCATCAGTGCCCAGAACACAG GTCTGGTggaggtggaggaaggggaggtGAATGGACAAGAGCTGTCTATAGCTTCTCACTCCATAGCCAGGATTTCCTTTGCCAAGAAGCCCCACGTAGAACAG